In a single window of the Chloroflexota bacterium genome:
- a CDS encoding aminotransferase class I/II-fold pyridoxal phosphate-dependent enzyme, with protein sequence MNFASRIDRVPPYLFVEISRKIAAKREQGIDVISFGIGDPDIPTPDNVIQKLRETALDGPNHRYPETDGLPEFRQAVADWYQSRFGISVHPDKETLPLIGAKEGIGHAALCFIDAGDIALVPDPGYPVYSVGTWFAGGECHWMPLLEENGWMPDLDAIPDDVADKAKVIWLNYPNNPTGAIADADYFGKVVEFAKAHDIAVMHDASYSEVAFDGYHPISFLETPGAMDVGVEFHSLSKSYNMTGWRLGMAVGNEEIISALMVIKSNLDSGVPNAIQYMGMEAMQLSQEAIDERNTIYERRRDRVVQTLRDIGLDAIPPKASLYVWTRIPEGFTSAEFTALLLDEADIVVTPGNGYGQYGEGYIRLSLTIDDADMEKGLAKLAEWQIPSKG encoded by the coding sequence ATGAATTTCGCCAGCCGCATAGACAGGGTGCCGCCGTATCTGTTCGTGGAGATTAGCCGGAAGATAGCCGCGAAGAGAGAGCAGGGGATTGATGTCATCAGCTTCGGCATCGGAGACCCGGACATCCCAACCCCGGACAATGTAATCCAGAAACTTCGAGAGACCGCGCTTGACGGGCCGAATCACCGTTACCCGGAGACGGACGGGCTGCCGGAGTTTAGGCAGGCGGTCGCGGACTGGTATCAGAGCAGGTTCGGCATCTCGGTGCATCCGGACAAGGAAACGCTGCCGCTGATTGGCGCGAAGGAAGGCATCGGACACGCCGCGCTGTGCTTTATCGATGCGGGCGACATCGCCCTGGTGCCGGACCCGGGCTATCCGGTATATTCGGTCGGCACGTGGTTCGCCGGTGGCGAGTGCCACTGGATGCCGCTGCTCGAAGAGAACGGCTGGATGCCGGACCTCGACGCGATTCCGGACGATGTAGCGGACAAGGCAAAGGTCATCTGGCTGAACTATCCGAACAACCCGACCGGCGCGATAGCAGATGCGGACTACTTCGGCAAGGTCGTGGAATTCGCCAAGGCGCACGACATCGCGGTTATGCACGACGCGTCGTACTCCGAGGTCGCCTTCGACGGCTATCATCCTATCAGCTTCCTTGAAACGCCCGGAGCTATGGACGTTGGCGTGGAGTTTCACTCGCTCTCCAAGAGCTACAATATGACCGGCTGGCGGCTCGGCATGGCGGTCGGCAACGAGGAGATTATCAGCGCGCTGATGGTCATCAAGTCGAACCTCGACTCCGGAGTGCCGAACGCGATCCAGTACATGGGAATGGAGGCGATGCAGCTATCGCAGGAAGCAATAGACGAACGCAATACCATTTACGAGCGGCGGCGCGACCGCGTGGTGCAAACATTGCGCGACATCGGGCTGGACGCGATTCCGCCCAAGGCGAGCCTGTATGTGTGGACGCGCATTCCCGAAGGCTTCACATCCGCCGAATTCACCGCGCTGCTGCTGGACGAGGCGGACATCGTGGTTACGCCGGGCAACGGATACGGGCAGTACGGCGAGGGCTACATCCGCCTGTCCTTGACGATTGACGATGCCGATATGGAAAAGGGCTTGGCGAAGCTCGCAGAGTGGCAAATACCGTCGAAAGGGTAG
- a CDS encoding diaminopimelate epimerase, with amino-acid sequence MRFTKMHGAGNDYVYVNAREQERDWPALSVAMSDRHLGIGSDGLIIALPSEKADLRMRMFNADGSEGEMCGNGIRCLVSFAFDNGIVPTDKSPVRVETMAGVLDVTPLRDDRQGMVGARVLMGEPRLNPPDVPVAIEGMDAVIDHPLEVAGREFRMTCVSMGNPHAVVFMDEPVDDFPLTEIGPMVEHHPLFPARVNFEIVNVLDGGKTLKTRVWERGSGITMACGTGACAVQVAARLNGLAGDRATIALPGGELTVEWHGKGEVVMEGPVATVFDGEWWG; translated from the coding sequence TTGAGATTTACGAAGATGCATGGGGCTGGGAATGATTATGTTTATGTAAATGCCCGCGAACAGGAACGGGACTGGCCAGCACTGTCGGTTGCGATGAGCGATAGGCACCTCGGCATCGGCTCGGACGGGCTGATTATCGCGCTGCCGTCGGAGAAGGCAGACCTGCGGATGCGTATGTTCAACGCGGACGGCTCCGAGGGCGAGATGTGCGGCAACGGCATACGCTGCCTCGTCAGCTTCGCCTTCGATAACGGCATCGTACCGACTGATAAATCGCCGGTACGCGTGGAGACAATGGCGGGCGTGCTGGATGTAACGCCGCTGCGAGACGACCGGCAAGGCATGGTCGGCGCGCGCGTCCTAATGGGCGAGCCGCGCCTGAATCCGCCCGATGTGCCGGTTGCTATCGAGGGCATGGACGCGGTTATAGACCATCCGTTGGAAGTCGCCGGACGCGAGTTCCGCATGACCTGCGTATCGATGGGCAATCCTCACGCGGTGGTGTTCATGGACGAGCCGGTTGACGATTTCCCGCTCACTGAGATAGGTCCGATGGTCGAGCATCACCCGCTCTTTCCCGCCCGCGTCAACTTCGAGATAGTGAATGTGCTTGACGGCGGCAAGACTCTCAAGACGCGCGTGTGGGAGCGCGGATCAGGCATCACGATGGCGTGCGGCACCGGAGCGTGCGCGGTGCAGGTGGCGGCGCGGCTGAACGGTCTCGCGGGCGACAGGGCAACAATCGCTCTGCCGGGCGGTGAACTAACGGTGGAGTGGCATGGTAAGGGCGAGGTTGTGATGGAAGGGCCGGTAGCGACCGTGTTCGATGGGGAGTGGTGGGGCTGA
- the miaA gene encoding tRNA (adenosine(37)-N6)-dimethylallyltransferase MiaA → MAKKLPPKILVIVGPTGIGKSALGMRLARDFDGEIIGADSRQVYRQMSIGTAKPSDADRAEIPHHLVDIINPDERYSLALFLRDAKQAIHNTKTKRARLPIVVGGTGQYIWGLLESWRIPQVKPNAKMRASLERRLEMEGLATLYDELQRLDAAAAARIDRRNPRRVVRALEVALSSATSRATASTNEQQRATEDDADRSRKNPPDFDAMVIGVTMERAALYDRIDSRIDAQMADGWLEEVRQLLDSGYGMQHSAMSGLGYAELIRHLDGELTLDEAVQRIKFRTHKYARKQYNWFRLTDDRIRWLDAPVSDTEYARLADDVRAWLEN, encoded by the coding sequence ATGGCGAAGAAGCTGCCGCCGAAAATTCTGGTTATCGTCGGTCCTACTGGCATCGGGAAGAGCGCGTTAGGAATGCGCCTTGCGCGCGACTTCGATGGCGAAATCATCGGGGCAGACAGCAGGCAAGTCTATCGTCAGATGAGCATCGGAACCGCAAAGCCCTCGGACGCCGACCGGGCCGAAATACCACATCACCTCGTTGACATAATCAACCCTGACGAACGATATTCTCTCGCACTCTTCCTTCGAGACGCCAAGCAAGCTATTCACAACACAAAAACCAAGCGCGCACGCCTGCCCATAGTAGTTGGCGGCACAGGGCAGTACATCTGGGGATTGCTCGAAAGCTGGCGTATACCCCAAGTAAAGCCAAACGCAAAAATGCGTGCTTCGCTTGAACGGCGGCTTGAAATGGAAGGCTTGGCAACTCTGTACGACGAGCTGCAGCGGCTTGACGCGGCTGCCGCCGCACGAATTGACCGGCGCAATCCTCGCCGCGTCGTCAGGGCGCTCGAAGTCGCCTTGTCCTCTGCGACGTCAAGAGCAACCGCTTCCACCAACGAACAGCAGCGCGCAACCGAAGATGACGCTGATCGTTCGCGGAAGAATCCGCCGGACTTCGACGCGATGGTGATTGGTGTGACTATGGAACGCGCGGCATTGTATGACCGTATCGACAGCCGAATCGACGCGCAGATGGCAGACGGCTGGCTAGAGGAAGTGCGTCAGTTGCTCGATAGCGGCTACGGCATGCAGCATTCCGCAATGTCCGGGCTGGGCTACGCCGAGCTGATACGGCACCTAGACGGCGAACTCACGCTTGATGAGGCGGTGCAGCGCATTAAGTTTCGGACGCACAAATACGCGCGAAAGCAGTACAACTGGTTTCGTCTTACCGACGATCGAATCCGCTGGCTGGATGCTCCGGTTAGCGATACCGAGTACGCGCGGCTGGCGGACGATGTGCGGGCGTGGCTAGAGAATTGA
- a CDS encoding triose-phosphate isomerase: MTISMVVGNWKMNTTLVEAEALAAGIAERIDDGYSPYDAGVEVVVCPPFISLSAVQAALRNSNISIGAQNVYHAASGAYTGEVSAGMLIDICKYAIVGHSERRSLFGETDEAVNLKAKAALDAGITPILCVGESLEERESGNAKSVVERQVRAGLDGVDLGGVVVAYEPVWAIGMGQSASPEIAQSMMAHIRQTLAALGGTDAADTVPLLYGGSVNAGNIAGYIAQPDVSGALVGGASLDAESFTDIVSVMGGA, encoded by the coding sequence ATGACAATATCAATGGTAGTCGGCAATTGGAAAATGAATACGACGCTAGTGGAAGCCGAGGCGCTGGCGGCAGGTATCGCCGAGCGTATCGACGATGGATATTCTCCCTATGATGCAGGCGTTGAGGTGGTAGTTTGTCCGCCTTTCATATCACTATCGGCTGTTCAGGCAGCTTTGCGAAATAGCAATATATCTATTGGCGCACAGAATGTGTATCATGCTGCGAGCGGCGCATACACCGGTGAAGTCTCGGCTGGCATGCTCATTGATATATGTAAATATGCCATTGTCGGACATTCAGAACGGCGCAGTCTGTTTGGCGAAACTGACGAAGCGGTGAACCTGAAGGCAAAGGCGGCGTTGGACGCCGGCATCACACCTATCCTATGCGTCGGTGAGAGCTTGGAAGAACGGGAATCCGGCAATGCCAAGTCAGTAGTGGAACGGCAGGTGCGCGCGGGACTTGATGGTGTCGATCTTGGAGGCGTGGTCGTAGCATACGAACCGGTCTGGGCGATCGGCATGGGGCAGTCTGCATCTCCGGAGATTGCGCAGTCAATGATGGCGCACATCCGGCAGACTCTAGCTGCTCTTGGCGGCACTGATGCTGCGGACACTGTGCCGCTGCTGTACGGAGGCAGCGTGAATGCCGGCAATATCGCCGGTTACATCGCGCAGCCGGATGTCAGCGGCGCGCTGGTCGGCGGCGCAAGCCTGGACGCGGAGTCTTTCACGGACATCGTGAGCGTCATGGGTGGGGCGTAA
- a CDS encoding 2,3-bisphosphoglycerate-independent phosphoglycerate mutase has product MIDLPYLADVCRTTESKIVLLVVDGLGGVPHPDTGKSELETAHLPSFDRLAQRSAGGLTTPVMSGITPGSGPGHMALFGYDPVKYLMGRGVLEALGIDVALGAGDLAARGNLCTVDSNGDITDRRAGRIPTAESAPLVEMLNQIEVPGLEVEVLPVQDYRFVLVLRGEGLDDKISETDPQMTGIAPLEARALDNGSERAAAAVRAFINAAKETLSGREYANMAMLRGFSLLPGLPDFGESYRLNPGAVAAYPMYRGIAKVVGMQVIPTGMSFDEELDTLEEHFDEHDFFFLHYKPSDSAGEDGDFQAKVKTLEALDACIDRLVAMQPDVLVVAGDHSTPALLAAHSWHPVPMMISSEWTIGENMESFDERACAQGSLGRIPATELMLLALAHAGKLLKYGP; this is encoded by the coding sequence ATGATCGACCTGCCATATCTAGCGGACGTATGCCGCACTACGGAATCTAAAATCGTGCTGCTGGTCGTGGATGGGCTCGGCGGCGTACCTCACCCGGACACGGGCAAATCGGAGCTGGAAACGGCACATCTGCCCAGCTTCGACAGGCTGGCACAACGCAGTGCGGGCGGGCTGACAACGCCAGTTATGTCCGGTATCACGCCGGGCAGCGGTCCCGGACACATGGCGCTTTTCGGCTACGACCCGGTCAAATACCTGATGGGACGTGGCGTGCTTGAGGCGCTGGGCATCGATGTGGCTCTTGGCGCGGGAGATTTGGCGGCACGCGGCAACCTTTGCACAGTCGATTCCAATGGCGACATCACTGACCGCAGAGCGGGGCGCATACCCACCGCCGAGAGCGCGCCGCTCGTCGAAATGCTAAACCAAATCGAAGTGCCGGGCTTGGAAGTAGAGGTGCTTCCGGTGCAGGATTATCGTTTTGTGCTGGTTCTGCGCGGCGAGGGGCTTGACGACAAGATTAGCGAGACAGACCCGCAGATGACGGGTATCGCCCCGTTAGAAGCACGGGCGCTTGACAACGGTTCGGAGCGCGCGGCTGCGGCGGTCAGAGCATTCATTAACGCGGCCAAGGAGACCCTGAGCGGGCGAGAGTACGCGAACATGGCGATGCTGCGCGGCTTCTCGCTGCTGCCGGGCCTGCCGGACTTCGGGGAAAGTTACCGGCTCAACCCCGGCGCCGTCGCAGCTTATCCGATGTATCGCGGAATAGCGAAGGTCGTTGGAATGCAAGTGATTCCCACCGGCATGTCATTCGACGAAGAGCTGGATACGCTCGAAGAACACTTCGACGAGCACGACTTCTTCTTCCTGCACTACAAGCCTTCAGACTCAGCCGGCGAGGACGGCGATTTCCAAGCGAAGGTGAAGACACTAGAGGCGCTCGACGCCTGTATAGACCGCTTGGTGGCGATGCAGCCGGATGTGCTTGTCGTCGCGGGCGATCATTCCACGCCAGCTTTGCTTGCCGCTCACAGCTGGCATCCCGTGCCGATGATGATTTCCTCAGAGTGGACCATCGGTGAGAATATGGAGTCGTTCGATGAACGAGCGTGCGCCCAAGGCTCGCTAGGTCGAATTCCAGCCACGGAGCTTATGCTGCTTGCCCTGGCTCACGCAGGGAAGCTACTGAAGTACGGACCATAA
- a CDS encoding phosphoglycerate kinase: MGRGVRDKKCVRDLGVRGQTALVRVDFNVPFKPDTTEISDDGRIRAALPTLRYLLERDCRLVICSHLGRPKGQVVESLRMSPVSQRLSELLGVQVAQCAQVVGDEARSMVSVLAAGDVMMLENTRFHPGEERNDPAFAQQLASLATLYVNDAFGTAHRAHASTEGVARFLPSAAGLLMERELRFLGSALTIPRRPFAVILGGAKVSDKIGVLENLSGRADLLLIGGGMAATFIRAQGFRVGESAIEDDRMSFAHALLRRSDGGDTKLLLPVDVVVADAFAEDATHCTVSTDAIPSGFRILDIGPKTARKFNEALQECKTVMWNGPQGVFEWEAFSHGTRAITETLAALDDATTVLGGGSTAEAVASLGLSDKMTHVSSGGGASLEFMEGRDLPGVAALPDK; encoded by the coding sequence ATGGGCAGGGGAGTGCGCGACAAGAAATGTGTTCGCGACTTGGGCGTGCGCGGGCAAACGGCGCTGGTCCGCGTGGACTTCAATGTGCCGTTCAAGCCCGATACGACCGAAATATCCGACGACGGCCGTATCCGCGCGGCTCTGCCGACACTCCGCTACCTGTTGGAACGCGACTGCCGTCTGGTTATATGCTCACACTTAGGCAGACCGAAAGGGCAGGTAGTCGAATCACTGCGAATGTCTCCGGTATCGCAGCGCCTCAGCGAGCTGCTTGGCGTGCAAGTCGCTCAGTGCGCGCAAGTCGTAGGCGATGAAGCGCGCTCGATGGTGTCCGTACTTGCTGCCGGCGATGTGATGATGCTGGAAAACACACGCTTCCATCCTGGAGAGGAGCGCAACGATCCCGCATTCGCACAGCAGCTAGCATCACTTGCGACGCTGTATGTCAACGACGCATTCGGTACAGCTCACCGCGCACACGCATCAACCGAAGGTGTGGCGCGATTTCTGCCATCGGCCGCAGGTCTGCTAATGGAACGCGAACTTAGATTTCTCGGCAGCGCCCTGACCATACCGCGCCGTCCCTTTGCCGTGATTTTGGGCGGAGCGAAAGTCTCCGACAAGATAGGCGTACTGGAAAACCTCAGCGGCAGGGCAGACCTGCTACTCATAGGTGGGGGAATGGCGGCGACATTCATCAGGGCGCAGGGCTTCAGGGTAGGTGAGTCAGCAATCGAAGACGACCGTATGTCGTTCGCCCATGCTCTTCTTCGCCGTTCCGATGGCGGCGATACGAAGCTGCTACTGCCTGTTGATGTCGTCGTCGCTGATGCGTTTGCAGAAGATGCTACACATTGCACAGTCAGCACAGACGCAATTCCCAGCGGTTTCCGTATTTTGGACATAGGACCCAAAACGGCGCGGAAATTCAACGAGGCGCTTCAGGAGTGCAAGACCGTGATGTGGAACGGGCCGCAGGGAGTGTTCGAGTGGGAAGCGTTCTCGCACGGAACGCGCGCGATTACGGAGACGCTCGCCGCGTTGGACGACGCCACTACCGTGCTCGGCGGTGGTTCGACTGCGGAAGCGGTTGCGTCGCTTGGGCTGTCGGATAAAATGACGCATGTGTCGTCCGGCGGCGGCGCATCTTTGGAATTCATGGAAGGCAGGGACTTGCCGGGTGTAGCTGCGCTGCCGGACAAGTGA
- a CDS encoding threonylcarbamoyl-AMP synthase, translated as MLWVFHIGYGCGNRLQSQMKCLKFTIYDILIQHYAEVEMSDLPLDTGMQGQIAIAVKMLAEGGVAAIPTDTLYGLAANAFDESAVQKVYELKGRPDGMALPLLLSDAEDAARCAAHLPDSALALAERFWPGALTLVVRKGADVPDIVTAGMSTVALRVPDHPVPRAIAESLGSPITGTSANLSGRPGLTNAASVRAEFGDTLDFVLDGGDAMGGVASTILDMTGDEPRVLREGAVSWADIEAVLKKTE; from the coding sequence ATGCTTTGGGTATTTCATATCGGATACGGCTGTGGAAATCGGCTTCAATCTCAAATGAAGTGCTTAAAATTTACCATTTATGATATACTAATTCAACATTATGCAGAGGTGGAGATGTCCGATTTACCGCTTGATACAGGTATGCAAGGGCAAATTGCGATTGCTGTGAAAATGCTCGCCGAAGGCGGTGTCGCAGCTATTCCGACGGACACGCTGTACGGGCTTGCGGCGAACGCATTCGACGAATCCGCCGTGCAGAAGGTGTACGAGCTGAAAGGGCGACCGGACGGCATGGCTTTACCGTTGCTGCTGTCGGATGCCGAGGATGCCGCACGGTGCGCCGCGCATTTGCCGGACAGCGCGTTGGCGCTTGCCGAGCGATTCTGGCCCGGCGCGTTGACGCTGGTCGTGCGCAAGGGTGCGGATGTGCCGGACATCGTTACCGCAGGCATGAGCACGGTGGCGCTGCGAGTGCCGGACCATCCCGTGCCGCGCGCTATCGCCGAGTCGCTGGGTTCGCCGATAACGGGAACAAGCGCGAATTTGAGCGGGAGGCCCGGATTGACGAACGCGGCAAGTGTGCGCGCCGAGTTTGGCGACACGCTGGATTTCGTGCTTGACGGCGGCGATGCAATGGGCGGCGTGGCATCGACCATATTGGACATGACGGGCGACGAACCGCGTGTACTGCGCGAAGGTGCGGTGTCTTGGGCGGATATCGAGGCGGTTCTAAAGAAGACGGAGTGA
- the guaA gene encoding glutamine-hydrolyzing GMP synthase — protein sequence MVNEASTNSPNDDSVSSESHVAARVQRETVVVIDFGSQYSMLIARRVRESNVYCEIVSHTADWASIARLNPKGVILSGGPASVYDDGAPLAPDWVYDSGLPVLGICYGMQAMAHQLGGKVAPTDRKEYGNAVMERTADGELLFKGLPKSMPVWMSHGDQITEVPSGFRSLARSENSPVVVMGNGAGLLGLQFHPEVVHTPQGRTIIENFLYEVCGCAALWTPGNFVNDSIDRVREQVGDGKVICALSGGVDSAVAAALVQRAIGDRLTCIFVNNGMMRKGEPQAVRDTFQRHFQTGFVFAEATEGFLGALRGIIDPEQKRKIIGEEFIRVFDEEAARIGAVDFLAQGTLYPDVIESETTDNTVSAKIKSHHNVGGLPEHMKLSLVEPLRYLFKDEVRGVGLELGLPEEIVYRQPFPGPGLAIRIIGEITHDKLAVLQEADAIVMEEVRKNDLYRELWQSFAVLTDTRSVGVTGDFRTYGHVIAIRAVSSEDAMTADWARIPYDVLGRISTRIANEVPGVNRVVYDITSKPPGTIEWE from the coding sequence ATGGTAAACGAAGCCAGCACCAATAGCCCGAATGACGACAGCGTGAGCTCGGAATCGCACGTGGCGGCGCGCGTTCAGCGCGAGACTGTCGTGGTCATAGACTTTGGCTCGCAGTACAGCATGCTCATCGCCCGGCGCGTACGCGAGAGCAATGTGTACTGCGAGATTGTGTCGCACACGGCGGATTGGGCGTCGATTGCGCGGCTCAATCCCAAAGGCGTCATACTCTCCGGCGGACCGGCTAGCGTGTACGACGATGGCGCACCGCTTGCCCCTGACTGGGTGTACGACTCCGGGCTGCCGGTGCTGGGCATCTGCTACGGCATGCAAGCCATGGCGCACCAACTCGGCGGCAAGGTCGCGCCGACCGACCGCAAGGAATATGGCAATGCCGTGATGGAGCGCACCGCGGACGGCGAACTTCTGTTCAAGGGCTTGCCGAAGTCTATGCCGGTGTGGATGAGCCACGGCGACCAGATTACCGAAGTGCCGTCAGGCTTTCGCTCGCTCGCCCGCTCCGAGAACTCGCCTGTCGTGGTGATGGGCAATGGCGCGGGCTTGCTCGGCTTGCAGTTTCACCCTGAAGTCGTGCATACGCCGCAGGGCAGGACTATCATCGAGAACTTCCTGTACGAAGTTTGCGGCTGCGCGGCGCTGTGGACGCCCGGCAACTTCGTGAACGACAGCATCGACCGTGTGCGCGAGCAGGTCGGCGATGGCAAGGTCATCTGCGCCCTTTCGGGTGGCGTGGATTCCGCCGTCGCGGCGGCGCTTGTGCAGCGCGCTATCGGCGACCGGCTCACCTGTATTTTCGTGAACAACGGCATGATGCGCAAGGGCGAACCGCAAGCCGTGCGCGACACATTCCAGCGCCACTTCCAGACTGGCTTCGTATTCGCGGAAGCCACTGAAGGATTTCTCGGCGCGTTGCGCGGCATCATCGACCCGGAGCAAAAGCGCAAAATTATTGGCGAAGAGTTCATTCGCGTGTTCGACGAAGAGGCGGCGCGTATCGGCGCGGTGGACTTCCTCGCGCAGGGTACGCTCTATCCCGATGTCATCGAGAGCGAGACGACCGACAACACGGTGTCCGCCAAGATAAAGTCGCATCACAATGTGGGCGGATTGCCCGAGCATATGAAACTCAGCCTAGTCGAGCCGCTGCGCTACCTGTTCAAGGACGAAGTGCGCGGCGTGGGTTTGGAATTGGGTTTGCCGGAGGAAATCGTATATCGTCAGCCGTTCCCTGGACCGGGTCTAGCGATTCGCATCATCGGCGAGATAACGCACGACAAGCTCGCAGTTCTGCAAGAAGCCGACGCCATTGTTATGGAGGAGGTTCGCAAGAACGACCTGTACCGCGAACTATGGCAGAGTTTTGCCGTGTTGACCGACACCCGCAGTGTCGGCGTTACTGGCGACTTTCGCACTTACGGGCATGTCATCGCCATCCGTGCCGTCAGCAGCGAAGACGCTATGACCGCCGACTGGGCACGTATCCCTTACGATGTGCTGGGTCGCATTTCCACACGCATCGCCAACGAAGTGCCGGGCGTCAACCGCGTGGTGTACGACATCACCAGCAAGCCCCCGGGCACAATCGAATGGGAGTAA
- the purD gene encoding phosphoribosylamine--glycine ligase translates to MNVLVVGNGAREHAIAWKFSQSSSVGRLYVAPGNAGTHFIATNVPIGAEDIPALIDFASNNAIDLTVVGPEAPLAAGIVDSFTASGLPVFGPTQAAARIEGSKSFAKTLMADCSIPTAASETFTDFERASAYLDTCPIPIVVKADGLAAGKGVTVAQTREQAQDAVRESMLDRAFGDAGDRVLIEECLEGQEVSVFAFVDGEYVSPMIAACDYKRVGDGDTGPNTGGMGSFSPPLPQHWNADIEALVRASIMEPVTKGLVDIGSPYRGVLYMGMMLTKEGPKVVEFNCRFGDPETQVILPRLESDLADILLAAARGDLQDTQIEWDARACVGVVAASGGYPAAYATGYPIDGVKELDYEAIVFHAGTKLQGDEIVTDGGRVLTVSALGDTHEQARTKAYDGIRRITFKGGFYRTDIANF, encoded by the coding sequence ATGAATGTCCTCGTAGTCGGCAACGGTGCGCGCGAGCACGCCATCGCGTGGAAGTTCTCCCAGAGTTCCTCAGTCGGGCGTCTCTATGTCGCGCCAGGTAACGCCGGCACCCACTTCATCGCAACCAATGTGCCTATCGGCGCAGAGGACATCCCCGCCCTGATTGACTTCGCGTCGAACAATGCCATTGACCTGACGGTAGTAGGACCTGAAGCGCCTCTTGCCGCGGGCATCGTAGATTCCTTTACCGCATCCGGCCTTCCGGTGTTCGGTCCCACTCAGGCGGCCGCGCGCATCGAGGGCAGCAAGTCATTCGCCAAGACGCTGATGGCTGACTGCTCGATTCCAACCGCGGCATCCGAGACGTTCACCGACTTCGAGCGAGCGAGCGCGTACCTAGACACCTGCCCCATTCCCATCGTGGTCAAAGCGGACGGCCTCGCCGCTGGCAAAGGTGTAACCGTCGCCCAGACCCGCGAGCAGGCACAGGATGCCGTCCGTGAATCCATGCTCGACCGGGCATTCGGCGACGCCGGCGACCGCGTGCTTATCGAAGAGTGCTTGGAAGGCCAGGAAGTCAGCGTGTTCGCCTTCGTTGACGGCGAGTATGTCTCCCCGATGATCGCGGCGTGCGACTACAAGCGCGTGGGCGACGGAGACACTGGACCAAACACCGGAGGCATGGGCAGCTTCAGCCCACCCCTGCCACAGCACTGGAACGCCGACATCGAAGCGCTTGTTCGCGCCAGCATCATGGAGCCTGTCACGAAGGGACTGGTTGACATTGGCTCACCCTATCGAGGCGTACTCTATATGGGCATGATGCTGACCAAAGAAGGGCCTAAAGTCGTGGAGTTCAATTGCAGGTTCGGTGACCCCGAGACTCAGGTCATACTTCCACGCCTAGAGTCGGACCTCGCCGATATTCTACTCGCCGCCGCGCGCGGCGACCTCCAAGACACGCAGATTGAATGGGACGCCCGCGCATGCGTAGGTGTCGTAGCGGCATCAGGCGGTTACCCCGCCGCCTACGCCACCGGCTATCCTATCGACGGTGTCAAGGAATTAGACTACGAAGCAATCGTATTCCACGCAGGCACGAAACTACAGGGCGACGAAATCGTAACCGACGGCGGCCGGGTCCTAACCGTATCCGCGCTGGGCGACACGCACGAACAGGCGCGCACCAAAGCATACGACGGTATCAGGCGCATAACCTTCAAGGGCGGCTTCTACCGGACTGACATCGCAAATTTTTGA
- the purE gene encoding 5-(carboxyamino)imidazole ribonucleotide mutase → MPLVGVIMGSSSDEAVVAETVSVLDQMGIENEVTVASAHRTPEKVMEYVTTARERGIEVLIAAAGGSAGLPGVTASWTTLPVIGIPLPSSDLNGVDALYAIAQMPPGIPVACVAVGSWGARNAAFLAAQILGIKHDDIRAAYDDYRQGLKNR, encoded by the coding sequence ATGCCACTTGTAGGCGTAATAATGGGCAGCAGTTCCGACGAGGCAGTCGTCGCAGAGACGGTCAGCGTTCTCGACCAGATGGGAATCGAGAACGAAGTTACGGTCGCGTCCGCGCACCGCACGCCGGAAAAGGTTATGGAGTATGTAACGACCGCGCGGGAACGGGGCATTGAAGTGCTAATAGCGGCTGCGGGCGGCTCTGCCGGCTTGCCCGGAGTAACGGCGTCTTGGACCACCCTGCCCGTCATCGGCATTCCGCTGCCCAGCAGCGACCTCAACGGCGTGGACGCGCTCTACGCCATAGCGCAGATGCCGCCGGGCATTCCTGTCGCCTGCGTCGCAGTTGGCTCTTGGGGCGCGCGCAACGCCGCTTTCCTCGCTGCGCAGATTCTCGGCATCAAGCACGACGACATCCGCGCTGCATACGACGACTACCGACAAGGCTTGAAGAATCGCTAA